A genomic segment from Candidatus Acidulodesulfobacterium acidiphilum encodes:
- the cas2 gene encoding CRISPR-associated endonuclease Cas2: MFYIISYDIKDDKTRLKLLKLLKDYGTHVQFSVFEATLKQKQFDKMLSEIYKIKIDKTCDSIMIYSLNKTCVKNKINIGRLMKDPEKNCFVV, encoded by the coding sequence ATGTTTTATATTATTTCATACGATATAAAAGACGATAAAACGAGGCTTAAGCTTTTAAAACTTCTTAAAGATTACGGAACGCACGTACAATTCAGTGTATTTGAAGCAACGCTTAAGCAAAAACAGTTTGATAAAATGCTTTCTGAAATTTACAAAATCAAAATCGACAAAACTTGCGACAGTATTATGATTTATTCCTTGAATAAAACTTGCGTAAAAAATAAAATAAATATAGGCAGATTAATGAAAGACCCGGAGAAAAACTGTTTTGTAGTTTAA
- the cas10 gene encoding type III-A CRISPR-associated protein Cas10/Csm1, with protein MDFVNKISIAALLHDIGKFYQRAGLNLKNPNNYSYCPTYNQSNSHIHSAFTAQFFDDFENKFSIFLDANENSDDNIINLASYHHKPSSPHQQIITEADCLASGFDRTGYDEYNAYVSLNEQEQKQQERYDKARLLSPFSKLYLGKNVKEAKLDEYFYEIDELVPENIFPKSLKELDSNNTSNSKPSEKYLKLWDKFKADFNLLDFSQATENFNNFYQSLLYVLERYTSFIPSSSYHTIADISLIDHSKVTSAIATALYKFQEGCNNFDVINIKNREDYKYLMVQGDFTGIQKFIFDRYGKSNKFAAKILRAKSLFVSAFTELSASYICNKSGVNNACILINAGGKFVLLLPNNQNIKNIIAEAEANINDNFLYGATYSQTIFNITSIPFCGNDFKMGVSNFSKKMKELAESLELKKLKPAIKKEKFVFNNYLDEVSKAEGVCEICGIRPITTSKNIDKEKISLCIFDKIAVENGEELVKNDFIILKNGLFVKSIENLIDEGKNKYDFIDFAKLNGSTLNKKIDKDDVVYDVRGIYDENGKSFDFSGYAKKPYKAYVPVFKETDDKNLRYEDLSKTDIKNDVMPGSLKLFNYIARDGRKIIYENGREKSVGVSHLAVLKGDIDNAGEIFINGFKKINAENNINNLDNAKDIEDIYTISRFSMMSRMFDYFFGVWLPYNFLTKEYSSIYTIFAGGDDLFLVGPWNQIICLAELVSKKIKELAGLNEEVHISIGIALASSSVPVYQLSDKAEDELEKCKNLNGKNAVTVFGKTLKWDEFYKVFAKKQYFGELLEDENGNGNKAENKHNAVSIGYIYRIMKFIEMNEKIENCKKNGGINLNCLYENAKWRALFRYITHRNYGDNKLLTEKLNEIPENIEKFGDKLIIPISYAIYERRV; from the coding sequence ATGGATTTTGTTAATAAAATATCGATTGCCGCATTACTTCACGATATCGGAAAATTTTACCAAAGAGCCGGTCTTAATTTAAAAAATCCAAATAATTATTCATACTGTCCAACTTACAACCAATCAAATTCGCACATACATTCAGCATTTACAGCCCAATTTTTCGATGATTTTGAAAATAAATTTTCAATCTTCTTAGACGCAAATGAAAATTCAGACGATAATATTATAAATCTTGCGTCGTATCACCATAAACCTTCATCGCCGCATCAGCAGATAATTACAGAAGCGGATTGTTTAGCAAGCGGTTTCGACAGAACCGGGTATGACGAATACAATGCTTACGTCAGTTTAAACGAGCAAGAACAGAAACAGCAGGAAAGGTACGATAAAGCAAGGCTTTTGTCGCCTTTTTCAAAGCTTTACCTTGGCAAAAACGTCAAAGAAGCAAAACTTGACGAATATTTTTACGAAATAGACGAATTAGTTCCCGAAAATATATTTCCAAAATCTTTAAAAGAATTAGATTCGAATAATACCTCAAACTCCAAACCCTCCGAAAAATATTTAAAATTATGGGATAAGTTTAAAGCCGATTTTAATTTATTAGATTTTAGTCAAGCTACGGAAAATTTTAATAATTTTTATCAAAGTCTGCTGTATGTTTTGGAAAGATATACTTCTTTTATCCCCTCTTCCAGTTACCATACTATTGCCGATATCTCGCTTATAGATCACTCTAAAGTAACTTCGGCCATAGCGACTGCATTGTATAAATTCCAAGAAGGCTGTAATAATTTTGACGTAATAAATATTAAAAATAGGGAAGATTATAAATATTTAATGGTACAAGGGGATTTTACCGGAATTCAAAAATTTATTTTCGACAGATACGGCAAATCAAACAAATTTGCGGCAAAAATATTAAGGGCAAAGTCTTTGTTCGTATCCGCATTTACGGAACTTTCGGCTTCTTATATATGCAATAAAAGCGGCGTTAACAATGCATGCATATTAATTAATGCAGGCGGAAAATTCGTGCTGTTGCTGCCTAATAATCAGAATATTAAAAATATTATTGCCGAAGCTGAAGCTAACATAAACGATAATTTTTTGTACGGAGCTACTTATTCGCAAACTATTTTTAATATTACGTCTATTCCTTTTTGCGGTAACGATTTTAAAATGGGAGTTTCTAATTTTTCTAAAAAAATGAAAGAACTTGCAGAATCGCTCGAATTGAAAAAATTGAAACCTGCTATAAAAAAAGAAAAATTTGTTTTTAATAATTATCTTGACGAAGTTTCTAAAGCAGAAGGAGTATGTGAAATTTGCGGAATAAGACCTATAACTACTTCAAAAAATATAGACAAAGAAAAAATAAGTTTATGTATTTTCGATAAAATAGCGGTAGAAAACGGTGAAGAACTTGTCAAGAACGATTTTATAATATTGAAAAACGGATTATTCGTCAAAAGCATAGAAAACTTAATTGACGAAGGCAAAAATAAATATGATTTTATCGATTTTGCAAAACTTAACGGCTCTACGTTAAACAAAAAAATTGATAAAGACGATGTAGTTTACGACGTAAGAGGCATATACGACGAAAACGGTAAATCTTTCGATTTTTCCGGTTATGCCAAAAAACCTTATAAAGCATATGTGCCGGTATTCAAAGAAACCGACGACAAAAATTTAAGATATGAAGATCTATCTAAAACCGATATAAAAAACGACGTAATGCCCGGTTCTTTAAAACTATTTAATTATATAGCAAGGGACGGCAGAAAAATAATTTATGAAAACGGACGCGAAAAATCTGTAGGAGTTTCTCACCTTGCAGTATTAAAAGGAGACATAGACAACGCCGGAGAAATTTTCATAAATGGATTTAAAAAAATAAATGCGGAAAATAATATCAATAATTTGGATAATGCCAAAGATATAGAAGATATATATACTATATCAAGATTTTCCATGATGTCGAGAATGTTCGATTATTTTTTCGGGGTCTGGCTGCCTTATAATTTTTTAACTAAAGAATATAGCTCTATATATACTATATTTGCCGGAGGCGACGACCTGTTTTTGGTCGGACCGTGGAATCAAATTATATGTTTAGCCGAATTGGTTTCTAAGAAAATTAAAGAACTTGCAGGACTCAATGAAGAAGTTCATATTTCTATAGGCATAGCTCTTGCTTCTTCAAGTGTTCCCGTTTATCAACTTTCTGATAAAGCTGAAGACGAATTAGAAAAATGTAAAAATCTTAATGGTAAAAATGCGGTAACTGTTTTCGGAAAAACGCTTAAGTGGGACGAGTTTTATAAAGTATTTGCAAAAAAACAGTATTTTGGCGAACTACTCGAAGATGAAAATGGAAATGGAAATAAAGCAGAAAATAAACACAACGCAGTATCAATCGGATATATTTATAGAATTATGAAGTTTATAGAAATGAACGAAAAAATAGAAAATTGCAAGAAAAACGGCGGCATTAATTTAAACTGCCTATATGAAAATGCTAAATGGAGGGCGTTATTCAGATATATTACACATAGAAATTACGGCGACAATAAACTTTTGACGGAAAAATTAAATGAAATACCCGAAAATATTGAAAAATTTGGAGACAAATTAATAATACCAATTAGTTATGCAATTTATGAAAGGAGGGTTTGA
- the csm2 gene encoding type III-A CRISPR-associated protein Csm2, which yields MVYSQGNSGSHYNKEGGNRGSNNNFHANAPAPPININIELYEGNDKSKIRLDLFDTQAEKHAKGIIDERKNKINQIRIFYNQFIVLNEKINNSEENFRRQLPYIKMIKARVKYSKGRKNIGDYFENFLLKCVDKVNTLEDFKIICSFFETVVGYATYYDKENNHAQ from the coding sequence ATGGTATATTCTCAAGGAAATAGCGGCAGTCATTATAATAAAGAAGGGGGTAACAGAGGTAGTAATAACAACTTTCATGCTAATGCCCCCGCTCCTCCCATTAATATAAATATTGAACTTTACGAAGGTAACGATAAAAGCAAAATCAGGCTCGACCTCTTTGATACGCAGGCTGAAAAACATGCAAAAGGCATAATAGACGAACGCAAAAATAAAATAAATCAGATTAGAATATTTTATAATCAGTTTATAGTTTTAAATGAAAAAATAAACAATTCCGAAGAAAACTTTCGCAGACAGCTTCCTTATATAAAAATGATTAAAGCCAGAGTCAAATATTCAAAAGGCAGAAAAAATATCGGCGATTATTTTGAAAATTTTCTATTAAAATGCGTAGATAAGGTCAATACGTTAGAAGATTTTAAAATTATATGCAGTTTTTTTGAAACAGTAGTAGGATATGCGACTTATTATGACAAAGAAAATAATCATGCGCAGTAA
- a CDS encoding DUF3137 domain-containing protein: MTDANFDKFIEETIYPELEPLEKKRQEKVNIFWIITVCIIVLDIILIVLIQSIFSLFFIGIISLIGIGFLRSGLFKSYDAEFSAHAIGNITKFIDKNLTYNRNAYISPNEYKASRLFLTSYDGYTGRDLVLGKLDKTEVKFSYLYTYYEEETEDSDGNKTTHRYTIFDGLFFIADFNKRFSGEVYLFPHGFRFFSPRKGTKKIPLENPNFNDIFDVYGSDPVVSMYAISTSLMDRLLNFKQKTGSKINMSLIDSTLYLAISGYKPFKVPIFDTVYNKEIYYGYLRQLKFASGIVDELNLNTRIWSK; encoded by the coding sequence ATGACTGACGCTAATTTCGACAAATTTATAGAAGAAACTATTTATCCCGAACTTGAGCCTCTTGAAAAAAAGAGGCAGGAGAAAGTTAATATTTTCTGGATTATAACTGTATGTATAATAGTATTAGATATTATTTTAATAGTTTTAATCCAAAGCATATTTTCCCTGTTTTTTATCGGCATAATTTCTTTAATAGGAATAGGTTTTCTTCGCAGTGGTTTATTTAAAAGCTACGATGCCGAATTTTCCGCGCATGCCATAGGCAATATAACAAAATTTATCGATAAAAACTTAACGTATAACAGAAACGCGTATATCTCCCCAAACGAATATAAAGCGAGCAGGTTATTCCTTACAAGCTACGACGGATATACGGGAAGAGACTTGGTTTTGGGTAAATTAGACAAAACGGAAGTAAAATTTTCATACTTATATACTTATTACGAAGAAGAAACTGAAGATTCAGACGGGAATAAAACTACGCATAGATATACTATTTTCGACGGTTTATTTTTTATTGCGGATTTTAATAAAAGATTTTCTGGAGAAGTATATCTGTTTCCGCACGGATTCAGATTTTTTTCTCCGAGAAAAGGCACTAAAAAAATTCCTTTGGAAAATCCTAATTTTAACGATATATTCGACGTTTACGGAAGCGATCCAGTCGTGTCGATGTATGCAATTTCGACAAGTTTAATGGACAGATTATTGAATTTTAAACAAAAAACCGGTTCAAAAATTAATATGTCCTTGATAGATTCTACGCTATATCTTGCCATAAGCGGCTACAAACCGTTCAAAGTTCCTATATTCGATACTGTTTACAACAAAGAAATATATTACGGTTACTTAAGGCAGTTGAAGTTTGCAAGCGGTATAGTGGACGAATTAAATTTAAACACGAGAATATGGAGCAAATAG
- the cas1 gene encoding CRISPR-associated endonuclease Cas1, whose protein sequence is MSTIYVSEQGAVISKTSKRIIISKDSAVILEIPIFKVERIFIFGNVQLTTQAMNFLLENNIDVSFFTMKGKCHGRLAAIDSKNIFLRLAQYERYLDKEFQINLAKKIVEIKLSNEIDLIYSFARNYGVSKFKDILIAIQKCKELVKNKTTINSVMGIEGIAASYFFKAFKMMIRDENLIFNVRQKNPSIDPINSLLSFGYTLVTNEILSVLIGQGFDPYIGFLHGINYGRPSLALDVVEEFRSDIDGFTLKLLNKSILKKDDFIRRLTEHF, encoded by the coding sequence ATGTCGACAATTTACGTTTCGGAACAGGGAGCCGTTATATCTAAAACATCTAAAAGGATAATAATATCTAAAGATTCGGCGGTTATTCTGGAAATTCCTATTTTTAAAGTCGAAAGGATTTTTATATTCGGCAACGTTCAGTTGACGACTCAGGCTATGAATTTTTTGCTTGAAAATAATATAGACGTATCGTTTTTTACTATGAAAGGAAAATGTCACGGAAGATTGGCGGCAATAGATTCAAAGAATATATTTTTAAGGCTTGCGCAGTATGAAAGGTATTTGGATAAAGAATTTCAAATAAATTTGGCAAAAAAAATAGTAGAAATCAAATTAAGCAATGAAATAGACTTAATTTATTCGTTTGCAAGAAATTACGGCGTATCTAAATTTAAAGACATTTTGATTGCAATTCAAAAATGCAAAGAACTTGTAAAAAATAAAACGACTATAAATTCCGTTATGGGTATAGAAGGAATAGCCGCTTCTTATTTTTTTAAAGCTTTTAAAATGATGATAAGAGATGAAAATCTCATTTTTAACGTCCGGCAAAAAAATCCGTCGATAGACCCTATAAATTCCTTATTAAGTTTCGGATATACGCTTGTTACTAATGAGATATTAAGCGTATTGATCGGGCAGGGATTTGATCCTTATATAGGTTTTTTGCACGGTATAAATTACGGCAGGCCTTCGCTTGCCCTCGACGTAGTAGAGGAATTTAGAAGCGATATAGACGGTTTTACTCTTAAGCTTTTAAATAAATCTATTTTGAAGAAAGACGATTTTATTCGACGCCTGACGGAACATTTTTGA
- a CDS encoding YbjQ family protein, whose protein sequence is MLVVTTENIPGYKIIEIKGLVQGACIKSRSVFGNMFGNLKAMFGGNQDGYIKLVIQTRDEAIQAMINEAQGLNANAIIMMRFDSNEFDSGQGQSMSEVVAYGTAVTIEKI, encoded by the coding sequence ATGTTAGTTGTAACTACTGAAAATATACCCGGTTACAAAATTATCGAAATAAAAGGTCTCGTGCAGGGAGCATGTATAAAATCTAGGTCGGTTTTCGGAAATATGTTTGGAAACTTAAAGGCTATGTTTGGCGGAAATCAAGACGGATATATTAAACTTGTAATTCAGACAAGGGACGAGGCGATTCAGGCCATGATTAACGAAGCTCAAGGTTTGAATGCTAACGCTATTATTATGATGCGTTTTGACAGTAACGAGTTCGACTCGGGACAGGGTCAGTCAATGAGCGAAGTAGTCGCTTACGGTACTGCGGTAACAATCGAAAAGATATAG
- the csm3 gene encoding type III-A CRISPR-associated RAMP protein Csm3 — MKLIKIIKLEGNIILKSGLHIGSGSDEIKIGGTDQPVIKNPIDGMPYIPGSSLKGKIRSLIEWKEGKIGSDGGPYSTDNSNDSIARIFGNGKNKESYKGGPTRVTFNDSYLNSKYIEDWKINENMDKLFEIKTEVSIDRVKGTASGAGPRRMERIVSGALFDFSLSYKVFDMENNDDSGKIDEENFKTLLKGMRMLELDSLGGSGSRGYGKIEFINLKKDNNEEIDLKKINID; from the coding sequence ATGAAACTTATTAAAATAATAAAACTTGAAGGCAATATAATATTGAAATCAGGTTTGCATATAGGAAGCGGAAGCGATGAAATTAAAATCGGCGGAACTGATCAGCCGGTTATAAAAAATCCTATAGACGGAATGCCTTATATTCCGGGTTCTTCGTTAAAAGGTAAAATCAGGTCGTTAATAGAATGGAAAGAGGGGAAGATAGGTTCAGACGGAGGCCCTTATTCTACGGATAATTCTAACGATAGCATAGCAAGAATTTTTGGGAACGGCAAAAATAAAGAATCATACAAAGGAGGTCCGACGAGGGTAACTTTTAACGATAGCTATTTAAATTCCAAATATATAGAAGATTGGAAAATAAATGAAAATATGGATAAATTATTTGAAATAAAAACCGAAGTCTCAATAGACAGGGTTAAAGGAACCGCAAGCGGCGCCGGACCAAGGAGAATGGAAAGAATAGTAAGCGGCGCTTTATTTGATTTTTCTTTATCTTATAAAGTATTTGACATGGAAAATAACGATGATAGCGGGAAAATAGACGAAGAAAATTTTAAAACTTTACTTAAAGGCATGAGAATGCTTGAATTGGACTCTTTAGGGGGGAGCGGTTCAAGAGGTTACGGCAAGATAGAATTTATTAATTTAAAAAAAGATAACAACGAAGAAATAGATTTAAAAAAAATCAATATAGATTAA
- a CDS encoding DUF1887 family protein, whose protein sequence is MNLLISLISDQTIPNVLCIDYYKPDALLMVATERMKPKIEFILSGLKKISKSPNSIYSEEKGNLWIISVNPESPADVEGKIEEWFKDLKNRSGEKFDEVIANITGGTKIMALGLYNAVKLTKNLPAKKYKIDYIPIGTNKIVDLTENCYGTDKCEPSVSIDRRLNISQYFASNGIGIVSKDDSIFNDGFNESYPPFKLAIDTKEISKFIMQNYDSLNNFLSSLFHELKILQIPFNKNKQHIIDIKCIFKADNVESVLKLIKELFNFHYLKHFSVTHILKDYKNPRVNISVELTEPISVHHTIDDNKSIEVQIKGEIKKHHFEFLTGGWLERFCFNELNELKEQGIFNDLGINVRVRNLSTGMEAENEFDVLFTYNNNLYMVECKSLNQAHDSETDILYKISALQADLGRLTTRSFLASTASDNIIDKKDHPGEIKESLSKRARLLNCSIIKPDNLINIKEEIKKELKII, encoded by the coding sequence ATGAACCTTCTAATCTCCTTAATCAGCGACCAAACGATTCCAAATGTATTATGCATAGATTATTATAAGCCAGATGCATTACTTATGGTTGCTACCGAGAGAATGAAACCTAAGATAGAATTCATTCTTAGCGGTTTAAAGAAAATATCCAAATCGCCGAATTCTATATATTCCGAAGAAAAAGGCAATTTATGGATAATAAGCGTTAATCCCGAATCCCCAGCCGACGTAGAGGGGAAAATAGAAGAATGGTTTAAAGATTTAAAAAACAGATCTGGCGAAAAGTTTGACGAAGTTATCGCAAACATTACCGGCGGTACCAAAATTATGGCCTTGGGTTTATATAACGCCGTTAAATTAACCAAAAATCTTCCCGCCAAAAAATATAAAATTGACTATATTCCTATAGGTACCAACAAAATAGTCGATTTAACCGAAAACTGTTACGGCACGGATAAATGCGAACCGTCCGTAAGTATAGACAGAAGATTAAACATATCCCAATATTTTGCTTCAAACGGTATAGGTATAGTCTCAAAAGACGATAGTATTTTTAATGACGGATTTAACGAATCTTATCCACCGTTTAAACTTGCAATAGATACTAAAGAAATATCTAAATTCATAATGCAAAATTATGATAGTTTAAATAATTTTTTATCTTCTTTATTTCATGAATTAAAAATTTTGCAGATTCCATTTAATAAAAATAAACAGCATATCATAGATATTAAATGCATTTTTAAAGCCGACAACGTCGAATCCGTCTTAAAACTTATCAAAGAATTATTCAATTTCCATTATCTTAAACATTTTTCCGTAACCCATATATTGAAAGATTATAAGAATCCGAGAGTTAATATTTCCGTCGAATTAACCGAGCCGATTTCCGTTCATCATACAATAGACGATAATAAAAGCATAGAAGTTCAAATAAAAGGTGAAATCAAAAAACACCATTTCGAGTTTTTAACCGGCGGCTGGCTCGAACGTTTTTGTTTTAACGAATTAAACGAATTAAAGGAGCAGGGGATATTTAACGATTTAGGAATAAACGTAAGAGTAAGAAATCTATCTACGGGCATGGAAGCGGAAAACGAGTTCGACGTCCTTTTCACATATAACAATAATCTTTATATGGTAGAATGTAAATCGCTCAATCAAGCACACGACTCCGAAACCGATATTCTCTATAAAATTTCCGCCCTGCAAGCAGACCTTGGACGTTTAACCACCAGAAGTTTTCTTGCAAGCACCGCCTCTGATAACATAATAGACAAAAAAGACCATCCAGGCGAAATAAAAGAATCTCTATCAAAACGAGCAAGATTGTTAAACTGCAGTATTATAAAACCTGACAACTTAATTAACATTAAAGAAGAAATAAAAAAAGAACTTAAAATTATTTGA
- a CDS encoding TIGR02584 family CRISPR-associated protein, whose amino-acid sequence MKTILVSIAGLSPQIITETLYYYLIERKPPFWIDEIKVLTTSPGKQKIINMLLDKNNGKFYSFCKDYNIDPKSIKFDESSITVLGSDAPVEDIISDKDSAIVGNEIVQFIKEITLIPDSKCIFSAAGGRKTMTAYLALAAQLYAKDDDILCHILVSPDFESNKDFYYIPPNNKKIEVKDASGNTLKILETKDAKIYSSEIVFLKLRKLLNIKDDLFYDDLVGIAQKKIDYCGDKIVAFDIKNNSVLLGSKKITLRPIELSIYYMFHYLKIKCKNDFCGDCTDCYLSINDLSSDDNIKIVLNVYEKIYSKNSGQYERLAESFKKQNKGDEFFIQNITNINKKIKKHLNPFEYAVYKISKTGNYGKRYGVFTDKRNIKIDKKL is encoded by the coding sequence ATGAAAACAATATTGGTAAGCATAGCAGGTTTAAGTCCGCAAATCATTACCGAGACTTTATATTACTACTTAATAGAAAGAAAACCGCCTTTTTGGATAGACGAAATAAAAGTTTTAACGACAAGTCCCGGAAAACAAAAAATAATTAATATGCTTTTAGACAAAAACAACGGCAAGTTTTATTCTTTTTGCAAAGACTATAATATAGACCCAAAAAGCATTAAATTTGACGAAAGTTCTATAACCGTGTTAGGTTCTGATGCTCCCGTAGAAGATATAATTTCCGATAAAGACAGCGCAATAGTCGGAAATGAAATAGTTCAATTTATTAAAGAAATTACCCTCATTCCTGATTCTAAGTGTATATTTTCCGCCGCCGGAGGCAGAAAAACTATGACGGCTTATCTTGCCCTCGCCGCACAGTTATATGCAAAAGACGACGATATACTGTGTCATATCTTAGTAAGTCCCGATTTTGAGTCGAATAAGGATTTTTACTATATACCGCCTAATAACAAAAAAATAGAGGTTAAAGATGCATCCGGAAATACGTTAAAAATTTTGGAAACGAAAGATGCAAAAATTTATTCTTCGGAAATAGTTTTTTTAAAATTACGCAAACTTTTAAATATAAAAGACGACCTGTTTTATGACGATTTAGTCGGAATTGCTCAGAAAAAAATTGATTATTGCGGAGACAAAATAGTAGCTTTCGATATTAAAAATAATTCCGTTCTTTTGGGAAGTAAAAAAATTACGCTTCGTCCAATAGAATTATCAATATATTATATGTTTCACTATTTAAAAATTAAATGTAAAAACGATTTTTGCGGAGATTGCACCGATTGTTATTTATCCATAAACGACCTTTCGTCTGACGATAATATAAAAATAGTTTTAAACGTTTATGAAAAGATTTATTCAAAAAACAGCGGACAATATGAAAGACTTGCCGAGTCTTTTAAAAAGCAAAACAAAGGCGACGAATTTTTTATACAAAATATTACAAATATCAACAAAAAAATTAAAAAACATTTAAATCCATTTGAATATGCGGTTTATAAAATATCCAAGACGGGAAATTACGGCAAAAGATACGGCGTATTTACTGATAAAAGAAATATTAAGATAGATAAAAAATTATAG
- the csm5 gene encoding type III-A CRISPR-associated RAMP protein Csm5 — translation MKKTIEIYKVELTTITPIHIGTGEDYVPVDYVIKDSGDKKYFFYFINRDKFIDYIINSGKYDELLKISNLNDFLKINEYIYNNFNDEMIDWKMQVSKNVFEIYKKNIEMGVKKNEINRLEIRSFIQDSFKKNIYIPGSSIKGSIRTAVLNYKIRNGKKVDNFVDKSNSKEVEKSILNIKEKNSSDDPFRLIKISDFMPESDEKRDSFVDRVVNVKSGKDLSEGKGVPVLMELALRERKFIGTITVINDGSNPDNININTIREAMNYHYGESCYNFESQTFPNVFNNDIISLFEKNKDEIKINKNAFLMKIGNHSGAFEVTMEGYRKIKIKNKSSYSLSDRQTTLWILKSNKYPLGWVKCNII, via the coding sequence ATGAAAAAAACTATAGAAATATACAAAGTAGAATTGACTACAATAACGCCTATACATATAGGTACCGGAGAAGATTACGTGCCGGTAGATTACGTCATAAAAGATAGCGGAGATAAAAAATATTTTTTTTATTTTATTAACAGAGATAAGTTTATTGATTATATAATTAATTCCGGTAAATACGACGAGCTTTTAAAAATTAGCAATTTAAATGATTTTCTTAAAATCAACGAATATATTTATAATAATTTTAACGATGAAATGATTGATTGGAAGATGCAGGTTTCAAAAAATGTTTTTGAAATATACAAAAAAAATATTGAGATGGGCGTTAAAAAAAACGAAATCAATCGTTTAGAAATAAGGTCGTTTATTCAGGATAGTTTCAAAAAAAATATATATATACCGGGAAGTTCCATAAAAGGTTCGATTAGAACCGCCGTTTTAAATTATAAAATTAGAAACGGAAAGAAAGTCGATAATTTTGTCGATAAATCAAATTCTAAAGAAGTTGAAAAAAGCATATTAAATATTAAAGAAAAAAATAGTTCCGACGATCCGTTCAGATTAATTAAAATATCCGATTTTATGCCTGAATCTGACGAAAAAAGGGATTCTTTCGTCGACAGGGTCGTCAACGTGAAATCAGGAAAAGATTTATCTGAAGGAAAAGGCGTTCCGGTGTTAATGGAGTTAGCTTTAAGAGAGAGGAAATTTATAGGTACTATTACTGTAATTAACGACGGCTCAAATCCAGATAATATAAATATCAATACAATCAGAGAAGCTATGAACTATCATTACGGCGAAAGTTGTTATAATTTTGAATCTCAGACATTTCCTAATGTTTTTAATAATGATATTATTAGCTTATTTGAAAAAAATAAAGACGAAATTAAAATTAATAAAAACGCATTTTTAATGAAGATAGGCAACCATTCAGGGGCATTCGAAGTAACCATGGAGGGTTATAGAAAAATTAAAATTAAAAATAAATCTAGTTATAGCTTATCCGATAGGCAAACTACGCTATGGATTCTTAAATCAAACAAATACCCTTTAGGCTGGGTAAAATGTAATATAATTTAA